In Aquiflexum balticum DSM 16537, a single genomic region encodes these proteins:
- a CDS encoding glycosyltransferase family 117 protein, giving the protein MLDYKKVNNLTGWLVFLFATTVYILTVEQTASFWDPGEFIAVSYKLQVPHPPGAPFFLLIYRMFGFLAFGDGLQVAYWMNVGSALFSGFTILFLFWSITLFGRKLSSIQKGQESKGQTITLMGAGIIGSLVYTFTDSFWFSAVEAEVYAMSSFFTAIVIWAFLKWDVIEDPRDENRWMIFIAYLVGLSIGIHLLNLVTLPALALVYYFKKYSNPNLKGGIIALVLGGIALIIINNIIIPGLPSLAGSIEIFFVNSIGLPFGSGIVVFSALFLGSLIYGLLYSIKKEKVILNTILVSLTFILIGYGSYAMIVIRANQDPVINENAPKDIISYVSYLKREQYGYRPLLHGQYFDAELVDQKEGAPIYLKGKEKYDIVDYSTTNIYDPERTTILPRIYSTQDRHKQIYRSKLGLREGEKPTFSDNIYFMLSHQLGHMYWRYFMWNFSGRESDFSDAPWLGISDFFSDFFPDYIKENKAHNNYLMLPLILGLIGLIFQAKNDPKSFYITAMLFLMMGVVLVLYLNSPPVEPRERDYIYVGSFYAFAIWIGIGVMALAHWIAKLNKNMAIAGIIATLFAFPIPVLMASQNWDDHNRQGRFFSVDSARNFLASCAPNAILFTGGDNDTFPLWYVQEVEGFRTDVRVVVLSYFDTDWYVEQMTRPVNESAALPFSLDYKNFKKGTNDVLYVVEKEGLDAISANEYLKLVRNESALLKLQTSGRSTYNMVPSRNLILDVNVQNVFNQGLIPDGMETLMTEQINMRVKGNYLTKGNLMLIDLITTNNWERPIYFNNTSLATIGIDIEDYVVMEGLTYRLLPVRKPQGLRNELINTDLAFSNIMEKFAFRGMDDPGNYFDDEFRRFASNHRSAMNSVAIGLLDEDDLDRAAEILKYSLKVMPDKAIPYDLASGQSVPLLFEVGEDDLALDIIDKISHKSVQMLDFYSKTNRDYDREAMISIEMLKFFIPLLDERGYKEESEKLKMELEKILGPGSAGGGLLDRR; this is encoded by the coding sequence ACCACCGTGTATATACTCACAGTTGAACAAACTGCCAGCTTTTGGGATCCTGGAGAATTTATTGCCGTTTCTTACAAATTGCAGGTACCGCACCCTCCAGGTGCACCGTTTTTTTTATTGATCTACAGAATGTTCGGCTTTCTTGCTTTTGGAGATGGCCTGCAGGTTGCCTATTGGATGAATGTTGGTAGTGCTCTTTTTTCAGGATTTACAATTCTGTTTTTATTCTGGTCCATTACCTTGTTTGGGAGAAAACTTTCCAGTATTCAAAAAGGACAGGAAAGCAAAGGGCAGACTATTACCCTTATGGGTGCTGGCATAATCGGGTCATTGGTCTACACCTTCACGGATAGTTTCTGGTTTTCAGCTGTGGAAGCTGAAGTCTATGCCATGTCTTCCTTTTTTACGGCAATAGTTATCTGGGCCTTTCTGAAGTGGGATGTCATAGAGGATCCAAGAGATGAAAATAGATGGATGATTTTTATTGCTTACCTGGTGGGATTGTCCATCGGTATTCACTTGCTCAACTTGGTTACTTTACCTGCATTGGCTTTGGTTTATTATTTTAAAAAGTATTCCAATCCTAACCTAAAAGGAGGCATTATAGCCCTAGTATTGGGAGGAATTGCATTGATCATCATCAACAATATCATCATTCCCGGGCTTCCAAGTCTTGCAGGTTCAATTGAGATATTTTTTGTGAACAGTATCGGGCTTCCTTTTGGATCTGGCATTGTCGTTTTTTCTGCTTTGTTTCTGGGCTCATTGATATATGGACTGCTTTATTCCATCAAAAAAGAAAAAGTCATTCTCAATACCATTTTGGTATCATTGACTTTTATTTTAATAGGATATGGTTCATATGCCATGATTGTCATCAGAGCAAATCAAGACCCTGTTATCAATGAAAATGCGCCCAAGGATATCATCAGTTATGTGTCTTACCTTAAAAGAGAACAATACGGATATAGGCCTTTGCTTCATGGGCAATATTTTGATGCGGAATTGGTTGACCAAAAAGAGGGCGCTCCTATTTACCTGAAAGGCAAAGAAAAATATGATATTGTGGACTATTCCACTACGAATATATATGACCCTGAGAGGACCACAATCCTACCCAGGATTTATTCCACCCAAGATCGGCACAAACAGATTTATAGAAGCAAGTTGGGCTTGAGAGAAGGAGAAAAACCTACTTTTTCCGATAATATTTATTTTATGCTATCCCATCAGTTGGGACATATGTATTGGAGATATTTTATGTGGAACTTCTCCGGGAGGGAAAGTGATTTTTCGGATGCACCTTGGTTAGGGATATCTGATTTCTTCAGCGATTTTTTCCCGGACTATATCAAAGAAAATAAAGCCCATAACAATTATCTGATGCTTCCTTTGATATTGGGGTTGATTGGGTTGATATTCCAAGCCAAAAATGATCCCAAATCATTTTACATTACTGCCATGCTGTTCTTGATGATGGGTGTGGTATTGGTTTTATATCTGAATTCTCCGCCGGTAGAACCTAGAGAAAGGGATTATATCTATGTAGGTTCATTCTATGCCTTTGCCATTTGGATCGGAATCGGCGTAATGGCCTTGGCCCATTGGATAGCCAAGTTGAATAAAAACATGGCGATTGCAGGCATTATTGCTACTTTGTTTGCATTCCCTATTCCCGTTTTGATGGCTTCCCAAAACTGGGACGACCATAACAGGCAGGGCAGGTTTTTCTCTGTGGATTCGGCAAGGAACTTTTTGGCCTCCTGTGCTCCAAATGCGATTCTATTTACCGGTGGTGACAATGACACCTTCCCGCTTTGGTATGTGCAGGAAGTGGAAGGTTTCAGAACAGACGTCCGGGTTGTGGTATTGAGCTATTTTGATACTGATTGGTATGTGGAACAGATGACCCGCCCGGTCAATGAATCTGCTGCGTTACCATTTTCATTGGATTACAAAAATTTCAAAAAAGGTACAAATGACGTACTATATGTTGTGGAAAAAGAAGGTCTGGATGCTATTTCAGCCAATGAATATCTGAAATTGGTCAGAAACGAAAGCGCTCTGCTCAAACTCCAAACCTCCGGTCGAAGTACTTATAACATGGTCCCATCCAGAAATTTAATCCTTGATGTCAATGTGCAGAATGTTTTTAACCAAGGTCTGATTCCTGATGGCATGGAAACCCTGATGACCGAACAGATCAATATGAGGGTAAAAGGAAATTACCTTACTAAAGGAAATCTGATGCTAATTGACCTCATTACCACCAACAATTGGGAAAGACCTATATACTTCAACAATACCTCTCTGGCTACGATAGGAATAGACATTGAAGATTATGTGGTCATGGAAGGCCTGACTTACAGATTACTTCCGGTGCGTAAACCGCAGGGATTGAGAAATGAATTGATCAATACCGATTTGGCCTTTTCCAATATCATGGAAAAATTCGCTTTCCGTGGTATGGATGATCCCGGTAATTATTTTGATGATGAATTCAGGAGATTCGCCTCCAACCATCGTTCTGCGATGAATTCTGTTGCAATAGGGCTACTTGATGAGGATGATTTGGACCGGGCAGCGGAGATACTTAAATATAGCCTGAAAGTCATGCCTGACAAAGCCATTCCTTACGACTTGGCAAGCGGGCAATCCGTCCCTTTGTTGTTTGAGGTAGGTGAAGACGATCTGGCCTTGGATATCATAGATAAAATCTCGCACAAATCAGTTCAGATGCTGGATTTTTATTCCAAAACAAACAGAGATTATGACCGGGAAGCCATGATTTCAATAGAAATGCTGAAGTTTTTTATTCCCCTTTTGGATGAAAGAGGCTATAAGGAAGAATCGGAAAAGTTAAAGATGGAACTGGAGAAAATCCTTGGACCCGGTTCAGCCGGAGGAGGCCTGTTGGATAGAAGATAG
- a CDS encoding class I SAM-dependent methyltransferase produces MATYTTEIASDKLISDNPIHQRLLKAYIAAKPMVKGDLLEVGCGEGRGVEVLLENVDSYLGIDKIQEVIDNLSPKFPNAVFQQAFIPPFSGLATDSFDSVVSFQVIEHIQNDKLFLEEIYRVLKPGGKAIISTPNIRHTLSRNPWHIREYTPKQLEDLCMGIFDKVEPMGIGGNKKIWNYHEANRKSVNKIMRFDIFNLQYRLPAFMLRWPYEILNRMNRNKLHQQQGDSVTDISHEDYTLEPSPDKGLDLFYVLYKASRDF; encoded by the coding sequence ATGGCTACCTATACAACGGAAATTGCTTCTGATAAGTTAATCAGTGATAACCCTATCCACCAACGTCTTTTGAAAGCTTATATTGCTGCCAAACCTATGGTAAAAGGAGATCTTCTGGAAGTGGGATGTGGCGAGGGTAGAGGCGTGGAAGTGCTTTTGGAAAATGTGGATTCTTATCTTGGTATTGACAAAATTCAGGAAGTCATAGATAATCTCAGTCCCAAGTTTCCTAATGCTGTCTTCCAACAAGCATTTATTCCCCCTTTTTCAGGTTTGGCGACAGACTCGTTTGACAGTGTCGTTAGTTTTCAGGTCATAGAACATATACAGAATGACAAACTTTTTCTGGAGGAAATCTACAGGGTCTTAAAGCCGGGCGGGAAGGCCATTATTTCCACACCGAATATCAGGCATACGCTTTCAAGAAATCCCTGGCATATCAGAGAGTATACGCCCAAGCAATTGGAAGATCTGTGTATGGGGATTTTTGATAAAGTTGAGCCCATGGGAATAGGTGGAAATAAAAAAATCTGGAATTATCATGAAGCGAACCGCAAGTCAGTGAATAAAATCATGCGGTTTGACATTTTCAATCTACAGTACAGATTACCTGCTTTTATGTTGAGATGGCCTTATGAAATCCTCAATCGGATGAACAGGAATAAGCTACATCAGCAACAGGGAGATTCCGTCACCGATATCAGTCATGAAGATTACACCTTGGAACCCTCCCCTGACAAAGGATTGGATTTGTTTTATGTGTTGTATAAGGCTTCTCGGGATTTTTAA
- a CDS encoding GWxTD domain-containing protein, giving the protein MIRKKITKKIIPYLGLLLILAAFPFKSFSQETLETLNQALRYSRYSRLSLKILPIQVENKKFILQMPVEKIEMDIEFDTYQFAYAVLSGFQEPITDQNLISLTKDDIIRETEYHYYFEKTVTIPESQEMAFALLKATDTRQGDVYYYHIDLISPFVFGHPNFWAYYRDGIPFDQAFVIQKDPIEFKGRGLIEFHNFHYPTEFDPPLPPMEIRPAPVTREIKVDYKGSFLANLPKTFDEDGYYFIQADTNSTQGMMLKSVPETFPRVKDYDEMVEMVVYISTRREHETLKEAEDKKIALDQYWYSLTKDEETARKLIKEYFKQIEFANIMFTDFKEGWKTDRGMVFTVMGPPNEVFFRLNGEIWSYVSPDSNSKITFTFARVKNILTPNYYILNRSRALQPDWFKSITTWRNAQMVF; this is encoded by the coding sequence ATGATCAGAAAAAAAATCACCAAGAAAATTATCCCCTATCTAGGTCTATTGCTCATATTGGCGGCATTCCCTTTTAAAAGTTTTTCCCAAGAAACCTTGGAAACTCTTAATCAGGCTCTTAGATATTCCAGGTATTCTCGTTTATCATTAAAAATCCTTCCTATCCAAGTTGAAAATAAGAAATTTATCCTGCAAATGCCGGTTGAAAAAATCGAAATGGACATTGAATTCGATACATATCAATTTGCTTACGCCGTTCTATCCGGATTTCAGGAACCGATTACAGATCAGAATTTGATCAGCTTAACCAAAGATGATATCATCCGGGAAACCGAATATCACTATTATTTCGAAAAAACTGTAACCATACCCGAATCGCAGGAAATGGCTTTTGCATTGTTAAAAGCTACTGACACCCGACAGGGAGATGTGTATTACTATCATATTGACCTCATAAGCCCTTTTGTTTTTGGTCACCCCAATTTCTGGGCTTATTACAGAGACGGGATCCCGTTTGATCAGGCTTTTGTCATCCAAAAAGACCCCATTGAATTTAAAGGGAGAGGTTTGATTGAATTTCATAACTTTCATTACCCTACGGAATTTGATCCACCGCTTCCACCCATGGAAATCAGACCTGCTCCCGTTACCAGAGAAATTAAAGTGGATTATAAGGGAAGTTTTCTGGCCAATCTACCCAAAACCTTCGATGAAGATGGCTACTATTTTATCCAGGCAGATACCAATTCTACTCAGGGAATGATGTTGAAATCCGTCCCGGAAACTTTCCCAAGAGTAAAAGATTATGATGAAATGGTGGAAATGGTAGTCTATATTTCTACCCGACGAGAGCATGAAACATTAAAAGAAGCTGAAGACAAAAAAATAGCCCTTGACCAATATTGGTATAGTCTGACCAAAGATGAAGAAACTGCCAGGAAACTGATCAAGGAATATTTCAAACAGATTGAATTCGCAAATATCATGTTTACTGATTTCAAAGAAGGTTGGAAGACTGACAGGGGAATGGTCTTCACTGTCATGGGGCCTCCCAATGAAGTTTTCTTCAGATTGAACGGAGAAATATGGTCTTATGTCAGCCCTGATTCCAATTCAAAAATAACGTTTACCTTTGCACGGGTTAAAAATATTCTGACCCCAAATTATTACATACTCAACCGGTCCAGAGCGCTACAGCCTGATTGGTTCAAAAGCATCACAACATGGAGAAACGCTCAGATGGTTTTCTGA
- the rlmB gene encoding 23S rRNA (guanosine(2251)-2'-O)-methyltransferase RlmB, whose protein sequence is MEKRSDGFLINKGEHEKDYIFGTRAVMEAIHAQKDIDKILVDKEVNNELIKELLALAKEERINVVRVPEAKLNRITRKNHQGVVAHMSAIQYASLDNVIDECFSKGVAPLILVLDRITDVRNFGAMARTADCAGVHAIVIPEKGSAQINSDAVKTSAGALNHLPVCRVKNLYYTVKDLKKMGLNVVSVTEKTERLMYDADFTLPTALIMGSEEDGISQELMGVSDEFVKIPLSGNIESLNVSVSAGVVVYEAIRQRR, encoded by the coding sequence ATGGAGAAACGCTCAGATGGTTTTCTGATAAACAAAGGAGAACATGAAAAGGATTATATTTTTGGAACAAGAGCGGTTATGGAAGCCATCCATGCCCAAAAAGATATAGACAAGATTTTAGTTGACAAAGAAGTCAACAACGAACTGATCAAAGAGCTTTTGGCTTTGGCCAAAGAAGAAAGAATCAATGTGGTCAGGGTCCCGGAAGCGAAACTGAACAGGATTACCAGAAAAAACCATCAAGGGGTGGTAGCACATATGTCGGCTATTCAGTATGCTTCTTTGGACAATGTGATAGATGAATGTTTTTCAAAGGGTGTAGCTCCCCTTATTTTGGTCTTGGACAGGATTACTGATGTGAGAAATTTTGGTGCAATGGCAAGGACTGCTGACTGCGCAGGTGTTCACGCCATCGTTATTCCAGAAAAGGGAAGTGCCCAGATCAATTCAGACGCAGTCAAAACCTCAGCAGGAGCTTTGAATCATTTGCCTGTCTGTCGTGTCAAAAACCTCTATTACACCGTAAAAGATCTCAAGAAGATGGGCCTTAATGTTGTGAGCGTGACAGAGAAAACCGAGAGGTTAATGTATGATGCTGATTTCACCTTACCTACCGCCTTGATTATGGGTTCTGAAGAGGATGGAATCTCACAGGAACTGATGGGGGTTTCTGATGAATTTGTAAAAATCCCATTATCCGGAAATATTGAAAGCTTAAATGTTTCTGTTTCCGCCGGAGTGGTGGTTTATGAAGCGATAAGGCAGAGAAGATAG